In Nitrososphaerota archaeon, one genomic interval encodes:
- a CDS encoding corrinoid protein: protein MKGDKNQALRGMKESILEIANIEDINKLVNEALKSGTDPIDIINTLNEALEEVGKKYENGEYFLAELMMAGYLASQIVATLKPYLVKMQRKTLGKIIFGTVKGDIHDIGKNIVIMMLQAAGFEVIDLGVDVPVEKFIDALINEKPNVLCMSALLTSTMYEMKNVINALERNNLRDKVKVIIGGRPITKDFANEIGADGYAEDAVKAVKIIKELIGIKEG, encoded by the coding sequence ATGAAGGGGGATAAAAATCAAGCATTAAGAGGGATGAAAGAAAGTATATTGGAAATAGCAAATATTGAAGATATTAATAAACTTGTTAATGAAGCATTAAAATCTGGAACAGATCCTATAGATATTATAAATACATTAAATGAAGCATTAGAAGAAGTTGGTAAAAAATATGAGAATGGAGAATATTTTCTTGCAGAATTAATGATGGCTGGATATTTAGCTTCTCAAATAGTGGCTACTCTAAAACCTTATCTAGTGAAAATGCAGAGAAAAACTCTTGGAAAAATAATTTTTGGAACTGTTAAAGGAGATATACATGATATTGGTAAGAACATAGTAATTATGATGCTCCAAGCTGCAGGATTTGAAGTAATTGATCTTGGAGTTGATGTACCAGTAGAAAAATTTATAGATGCTTTAATTAATGAAAAACCAAATGTGTTATGTATGTCAGCACTATTAACTTCAACAATGTACGAAATGAAAAATGTAATAAATGCTCTTGAAAGAAATAATTTAAGAGATAAAGTAAAAGTTATAATTGGTGGTAGACCAATAACAAAAGATTTTGCTAATGAAATAGGTGCAGATGGATATGCTGAAGATGCAGTTAAAGCTGTAAAAATAATTAAAGAATTAATAGGAATAAAGGAGGGATAA
- a CDS encoding uroporphyrinogen decarboxylase family protein: protein MSIWDNAIEIALGKKEDSIPIVLQAYSLVLKRFAGVKEYEYYHNVKLQLEAKIAFQKRFPEVINIGMGTFPEHGEFVGPIPTAFGGELKWMEDAPPYVIEPIKKPEDVDKIVEAGIPEPNAGVASEILKMLEYFYEWFPKDLREEYGYVDGALCPGACVEGAALAMGYDKFFIWMRLYPDVVHKWLRIATDWYLKYCEAMEEIVGKCKVLWIPDHTPHMVNKEQFNEFVLPYLNKVFGKYKGAFRIWHNEGKVGNKLEDIDKIDAEVWHFGPFDDVTQVRAKTHFCLQGNLHPPYFAKYSIKEVEEECKKLIMNIGIGKFWLSTGGGLAPNTPFRNIDLMIKVAKKYTEVPLRKIKK from the coding sequence ATGTCCATATGGGATAATGCTATAGAAATTGCTTTAGGTAAAAAAGAAGATAGTATTCCTATAGTTTTGCAAGCATATTCGCTTGTTCTTAAAAGATTTGCAGGTGTTAAAGAATATGAATATTATCATAATGTTAAATTACAACTTGAAGCAAAAATTGCTTTTCAAAAAAGATTTCCTGAAGTTATAAATATTGGAATGGGAACATTTCCAGAACATGGAGAGTTCGTAGGACCAATACCAACAGCTTTTGGTGGTGAACTTAAATGGATGGAAGATGCCCCTCCTTATGTGATAGAACCAATTAAAAAACCTGAAGATGTTGATAAAATTGTAGAAGCTGGCATACCTGAACCAAATGCTGGAGTAGCATCAGAAATTTTAAAAATGCTTGAATATTTTTATGAATGGTTTCCAAAAGATTTAAGAGAGGAATATGGATATGTTGATGGTGCATTATGTCCTGGTGCATGTGTAGAAGGTGCAGCTCTTGCAATGGGATATGATAAATTTTTCATATGGATGCGCTTATATCCAGATGTTGTACATAAATGGCTTAGAATAGCAACAGATTGGTATTTAAAATATTGTGAAGCAATGGAAGAAATAGTAGGAAAATGCAAAGTATTATGGATACCAGACCATACTCCACATATGGTTAATAAAGAACAATTTAATGAATTTGTATTACCATATTTAAATAAAGTTTTTGGAAAATATAAAGGAGCTTTTAGAATATGGCATAATGAAGGAAAAGTTGGTAATAAATTAGAAGATATTGATAAAATTGATGCAGAAGTTTGGCATTTTGGTCCATTTGATGATGTAACACAAGTTAGAGCAAAAACTCATTTTTGTCTTCAAGGAAATTTGCATCCACCATATTTTGCAAAATATTCTATAAAAGAAGTTGAAGAAGAATGTAAAAAATTGATAATGAATATTGGAATTGGAAAATTTTGGTTATCAACAGGTGGAGGATTAGCACCTAATACGCCATTCAGAAATATAGATTTAATGATTAAAGTTGCAAAAAAATATACGGAAGTACCTTTAAGAAAAATAAAAAAATAG
- a CDS encoding uroporphyrinogen decarboxylase family protein — translation MNKRERVLKTLEIKEPDKVPIMEVDMDVPIMEALSGEKFPQATSLQTQVISDRNLERKRCELKIKCYKKVDFDVVTADLSAPEDWKPIMKTNDTLIDLFGRILMLDKKSMAWVPYGTIFNNPEDFENFDLPNPNAPGWTFGIEYTKKIIKDDMALAAFIRDPFAHAWEMFTPMKFTIWMYQKPNFIKNVIEKLTEFNIEIIKQISEAGADFIISGGDYCEEKGPMVSIKFFREVIFPNLKKQVDIAHKKGLKFIKHTDGNIMPLLDDLSKIVDGLHSLDPSAGVDIGKVKEKYGHKLILIGNISVDNLARKSKEEIIEETKNCIRKASPGGGHILSSSNSWSAGAKLENCLAMVETGRRYGIYPIKIE, via the coding sequence TTGAATAAAAGAGAAAGAGTTTTAAAAACACTTGAAATAAAAGAGCCGGATAAAGTTCCGATAATGGAAGTAGACATGGATGTTCCGATAATGGAAGCTTTATCTGGAGAAAAATTTCCCCAAGCAACATCATTGCAAACACAAGTAATCTCCGATAGAAATTTAGAGAGAAAAAGATGTGAGTTAAAGATAAAATGTTATAAGAAAGTCGATTTTGATGTAGTTACAGCTGACCTTTCTGCACCTGAAGATTGGAAGCCAATAATGAAGACAAATGATACATTAATTGATCTTTTTGGAAGAATTTTAATGCTTGATAAAAAAAGCATGGCTTGGGTTCCTTATGGTACAATATTTAATAATCCAGAAGATTTTGAAAATTTTGATTTGCCTAATCCAAACGCTCCAGGATGGACATTTGGTATAGAATATACTAAGAAAATTATTAAAGATGATATGGCTTTAGCAGCTTTTATAAGAGACCCATTTGCTCATGCTTGGGAAATGTTTACTCCAATGAAATTTACTATATGGATGTATCAAAAACCAAATTTCATAAAAAATGTTATTGAAAAATTAACAGAATTTAATATAGAAATTATAAAACAAATTTCAGAGGCAGGTGCAGATTTTATTATTAGTGGAGGAGATTATTGTGAAGAGAAAGGACCAATGGTTTCTATAAAATTCTTTAGAGAAGTAATATTCCCAAATTTAAAAAAACAAGTTGATATTGCACATAAAAAAGGACTTAAATTTATTAAACATACTGATGGAAATATAATGCCTCTTTTAGATGATTTATCAAAGATAGTTGATGGATTGCATTCTCTTGATCCTTCAGCTGGTGTAGATATAGGTAAAGTTAAAGAAAAATATGGACATAAACTTATTTTAATTGGAAATATTTCTGTAGATAATTTAGCAAGAAAAAGTAAAGAAGAAATAATAGAAGAAACTAAAAATTGTATAAGAAAAGCATCTCCAGGTGGAGGACATATTTTATCATCAAGTAATTCATGGTCTGCTGGTGCAAAGTTAGAAAATTGTTTAGCTATGGTTGAAACTGGAAGGAGATATGGAATATATCCAATAAAGATAGAATAA